Proteins encoded together in one Lathyrus oleraceus cultivar Zhongwan6 chromosome 5, CAAS_Psat_ZW6_1.0, whole genome shotgun sequence window:
- the LOC127088320 gene encoding RING-H2 finger protein ATL11 has translation MNTFPLKFHFNSNYALPYLLLLSTTLFPPPATAQIPKYLPPPPAGKISALKFDKSMAIVLVILVVVFFILGFLSVYTRQCAEQRMRGRFDLSVPIVGSHRRHRGLDSEIIATFPTFVYSAVKGHKIGRAALECAVCLNEFQDDETLRLIPNCSHVFHPECIDAWLVNHSTCPVCRANLIPKPGDTSFVSVLIPDPDISDSDDPTRINIDSENNNLSSRSPSPKVNFNYSVTVTPNRIRPVRSSSTGFKIGSWFSRSHSTGHSLVQEGENHERFTLRLPEEVRSRLVGSTPSHVVSCGVTFTREGSGRRGFRTRSVGSSAPGRNNEWFNRPDRRGFSWTPPFMGRTGSSWLKNKSPGKLDDVGERSSERLFAGNQV, from the coding sequence ATGAACACTTTCCCTCTCAAATTTCATTTCAATTCCAATTATGCCCTTCCCTACCTCCTCCTTCTTTCCACCACCCTCTTTCCACCGCCGGCCACCGCACAGATTCCGAAATACCTCCCACCGCCACCGGCAGGCAAAATATCCGCGCTCAAATTCGACAAATCCATGGCCATCGTGCTAGTTATCTTAGTCGTCGTGTTTTTCATCCTCGGTTTCCTCTCCGTCTACACTCGCCAGTGCGCAGAACAGAGGATGAGAGGAAGATTCGACCTATCGGTTCCGATCGTCGGTAGCCACCGGAGACACCGTGGACTTGACTCCGAAATCATCGCAACTTTTCCTACCTTCGTTTACTCCGCCGTGAAAGGACACAAAATCGGAAGAGCTGCGCTAGAATGCGCCGTGTGTTTAAACGAATTCCAAGACGACGAAACGCTGCGTTTGATTCCTAATTGTAGCCACGTGTTTCATCCTGAATGCATCGATGCTTGGCTTGTTAATCACTCCACTTGCCCCGTGTGTCGGGCGAATTTAATTCCAAAACCCGGTGACACTTCTTTCGTTTCGGTTCTAATTCCGGATCCGGATATATCCGATTCAGATGACCCGACCCGAATTAATATTGATTCGGAAAACAACAACCTTTCATCTCGTTCTCCTTCTCCTAAGGTGAATTTCAATTATTCAGTTACAGTTACACCGAACCGGATCCGACCGGTTCGGTCAAGTTCGACCGGTTTTAAAATTGGAAGTTGGTTTTCACGGTCACATTCCACGGGTCATTCTCTGGTTCAAGAAGGGGAGAATCACGAGCGGTTCACGTTGAGATTACCGGAGGAGGTGAGGAGCCGGTTGGTGGGTTCGACTCCCAGCCACGTGGTGAGTTGTGGTGTTACTTTTACACGAGAAGGTAGTGGGAGGAGGGGTTTCAGAACGAGGAGTGTGGGAAGTAGTGCTCCTGGGAGGAATAATGAGTGGTTCAACCGGCCGGACCGGAGGGGATTTTCTTGGACGCCACCGTTTATGGGTCGAACCGGTTCAAGTTGGTTGAAGAATAAGTCACCGGGGAAACTGGATGATGTGGGAGAACGGTCTTCTGAACGGTTGTTTGCAGGTAATCAGGTTTAG